The Mycolicibacterium boenickei genome has a segment encoding these proteins:
- the tsaD gene encoding tRNA (adenosine(37)-N6)-threonylcarbamoyltransferase complex transferase subunit TsaD, which translates to MIILAIESSCDETGVGIADLAIDDGGGATVSLLADEVASSVDEHARYGGVVPEIASRAHLEALGPTMRRALDAAGIERPDVVAATIGPGLAGALLVGVAAAKAYAAGWNVPFYGVNHLGGHLAADVYDHGPLPESVGLLVSGGHTHLLHVRSLGEPIIELGSTVDDAAGEAYDKVARLLGLGYPGGRVLDELARTGDRDAIVFPRGMTGPRDDPYVFSFSGLKTAVARYVEAHPEASQADVAAGFQEAVADVLTAKAVRAATDLGVSTLLIAGGVAANSRLRELAEERCAAAGLTLRVPRPRLCTDNGAMIASFAAHLIAAGAEPSPLDAASDPGLPVVKGQVA; encoded by the coding sequence GTGATCATTCTGGCCATCGAAAGCTCTTGTGACGAAACGGGAGTCGGCATCGCCGACCTCGCCATTGACGACGGTGGCGGGGCGACCGTTTCTCTTTTGGCCGACGAAGTCGCCTCCAGCGTCGACGAGCACGCCCGCTACGGCGGCGTCGTCCCCGAGATCGCCTCCCGCGCGCACCTGGAAGCCCTGGGGCCGACCATGCGCCGGGCCCTCGACGCCGCAGGCATCGAGCGGCCCGACGTCGTCGCCGCGACCATCGGACCCGGGCTCGCCGGGGCACTGCTGGTCGGGGTGGCCGCCGCCAAGGCGTACGCCGCCGGCTGGAACGTCCCGTTCTACGGGGTCAACCACCTGGGCGGACACCTGGCCGCCGACGTCTACGACCACGGGCCGCTGCCCGAGAGCGTGGGCCTGCTGGTCTCGGGCGGGCACACCCACCTGTTGCACGTGCGGTCGCTGGGTGAGCCCATCATCGAGCTGGGCAGCACCGTCGACGACGCCGCCGGGGAGGCCTACGACAAGGTGGCCCGACTGCTCGGGCTGGGTTACCCGGGCGGACGGGTGCTCGACGAGCTGGCCCGCACCGGTGACCGCGACGCGATCGTCTTCCCGCGCGGCATGACCGGGCCCAGGGACGACCCGTACGTGTTCAGCTTCTCCGGCCTCAAAACCGCGGTGGCTCGCTATGTGGAGGCCCACCCGGAGGCTTCGCAGGCCGACGTGGCGGCCGGTTTCCAGGAGGCCGTCGCCGATGTGCTGACCGCCAAGGCTGTGCGCGCCGCCACCGATCTCGGGGTGTCCACCCTGCTGATCGCGGGCGGGGTGGCGGCCAATTCCCGGCTTCGGGAACTCGCCGAGGAACGCTGCGCGGCAGCGGGTCTGACGCTACGAGTGCCGCGGCCCCGGCTGTGCACCGACAACGGCGCCATGATCGCCTCGTTCGCCGCGCATCTGATCGCGGCAGGCGCGGAGCCGTCGCCGCTGGATGCGGCCAGCGATCCGGGGCTGCCGGTGGTGAAGGGCCAGGTTGCGTGA
- a CDS encoding PucR family transcriptional regulator, producing MSEDSSLSVAAVLTIPPLDQGSVVAGHRGLAREVRWVDIIHAPAEDFVRPGDLVLTTGADLRQPGVREFLVSLVASPAAGIILSPPPDVDAHDLLELMVPLADQHACPFVLLPWEIAFADVQKTLLPLVSPTPPDTRVQMVIGRRVRDDPRWSDTADGFAKALHELALAAGLTVTSSVTDDLVMSHFSSAPTESTVSGLVDSAQRLSMLPDDLVIWALLAPANGHAVTVAAPVSPSLPEGPAGPMQFAEVLRQHPRSMATILQTLQPLVDYDRTRRGQLVHTLEILLDEATNTSAAARALFLNRHSLLYRIKLIEELTGLSLKNPADRFQLEVSVRVHQINEAR from the coding sequence ATGTCCGAGGACTCGTCGCTGAGCGTGGCGGCGGTCTTGACGATTCCACCTCTGGACCAGGGGTCAGTGGTCGCGGGGCACCGCGGGCTGGCCCGCGAGGTCCGCTGGGTAGACATCATCCACGCACCCGCCGAGGACTTCGTCCGGCCGGGTGACCTGGTGTTGACCACCGGCGCCGACCTCCGTCAACCCGGTGTGCGCGAATTCCTCGTCTCCCTGGTGGCCTCACCGGCCGCCGGCATCATCCTCAGCCCACCCCCGGACGTGGACGCGCACGATCTCCTCGAGCTGATGGTCCCCCTCGCCGACCAGCATGCGTGCCCATTTGTCTTGCTGCCCTGGGAGATTGCCTTCGCCGACGTCCAGAAGACGCTGCTGCCGCTGGTCAGCCCGACGCCACCGGACACCCGGGTGCAGATGGTCATCGGGCGCCGGGTGCGCGACGACCCGCGGTGGAGCGACACCGCCGACGGGTTCGCCAAAGCACTGCACGAGCTGGCTCTCGCCGCCGGCCTGACGGTAACGTCGTCGGTCACCGACGACCTGGTGATGAGCCATTTCTCTTCGGCTCCAACGGAATCGACGGTGTCCGGCTTGGTCGATTCCGCACAGCGACTCAGCATGCTTCCCGATGATCTCGTGATCTGGGCGTTGCTGGCGCCCGCCAACGGCCATGCGGTCACCGTTGCCGCACCGGTATCGCCGTCGCTGCCCGAGGGCCCGGCCGGTCCGATGCAGTTCGCCGAGGTGCTGCGGCAGCACCCGCGCAGCATGGCGACCATCCTGCAGACGCTGCAGCCGCTCGTGGACTACGACCGGACCCGGCGGGGACAACTCGTGCACACCTTGGAGATCCTGCTGGACGAGGCCACGAACACCAGCGCGGCGGCGCGGGCGCTGTTCCTGAACCGGCACTCCCTGCTGTACCGGATCAAACTGATCGAGGAACTCACCGGGCTGTCGCTGAAGAACCCCGCCGACCGTTTCCAACTGGAGGTCAGCGTGCGGGTCCACCAGATCAACGAAGCGCGCTGA
- the rimI gene encoding ribosomal protein S18-alanine N-acetyltransferase has translation MTVFDALTRADATRCAELEAKLFAGDDPWPARAFLAELDAKHNRYIAARSDGVLVGYAGISRLGRMRPYEYEIHTIGVDPDFQGQGIGRRLLDDLLDYASGGTVFLEVRTDNEPAIALYESAGFVNIGLRKRYYRASGADAYTMQRLPQGGPT, from the coding sequence ATGACCGTGTTCGACGCGCTGACCCGGGCCGATGCCACGCGGTGCGCCGAGCTGGAAGCCAAGCTGTTCGCCGGGGACGACCCGTGGCCGGCCCGGGCGTTCCTCGCCGAGCTCGACGCCAAGCACAACCGCTACATCGCCGCGCGCAGCGACGGAGTGCTTGTCGGTTATGCCGGAATCTCGCGGCTGGGCCGAATGCGCCCGTACGAGTACGAGATCCACACCATCGGCGTCGACCCCGACTTCCAGGGGCAGGGGATCGGGCGCCGGCTGCTCGACGACCTGCTCGACTACGCCTCGGGTGGAACGGTTTTCCTGGAAGTCCGCACCGACAACGAACCGGCCATCGCGCTGTACGAGAGCGCCGGATTCGTCAACATCGGCCTGCGCAAGCGGTATTACCGCGCCAGCGGGGCCGACGCGTACACCATGCAACGCCTTCCCCAAGGGGGCCCGACGTGA
- a CDS encoding nuclear transport factor 2 family protein, protein MSVDKLEVTELLYRYAELIDAGDFDGVGELLGRGEFMGVAGAPAIAKLFASTTRRFPEHGNTPRTRHLVLNPIVDIDGERATARSTFCVVQKTDTVALQPIVVGRYADVFARDENGWYFTERKVDVEMVGDVSDHLMIDPRQYES, encoded by the coding sequence GTGAGCGTCGACAAGCTCGAAGTCACCGAGCTGCTGTACCGCTACGCCGAGCTGATCGACGCCGGCGACTTCGACGGCGTCGGGGAGCTGCTCGGCCGTGGTGAGTTCATGGGGGTGGCGGGTGCGCCGGCCATCGCCAAGCTGTTCGCGTCGACGACGCGCCGGTTCCCCGAGCACGGCAACACTCCACGGACCCGGCATCTGGTGCTCAACCCGATCGTCGACATCGACGGGGAGCGCGCCACCGCCCGCTCGACGTTCTGCGTCGTGCAGAAGACCGACACCGTGGCACTCCAGCCCATCGTCGTCGGGCGCTACGCCGACGTCTTCGCCCGTGACGAAAACGGTTGGTACTTCACCGAGCGCAAGGTCGACGTGGAGATGGTCGGGGACGTGTCGGACCACCTGATGATCGACCCGCGGCAGTACGAAAGCTAG